The stretch of DNA CGCGCAAGGACTTCATTATCGCCGGCGCCTCCAGCCTGGACAGGGAACGCATCGACGCCTGACCGCATGCGCGCGCAGCGCCGGGCTGCCTGACGGCGCCAGGCGGCACAAGGCGGACGACGGCGGGACTCAGCCGAACAGGCCCGGCGCCATCAGCAAGGCTGTGGGCAACGCCAGCAGGAGCACGCAGCCGGCGAGCACGAGGCTGCGGACCGGCGCAGGCAGCTGCGGCCGGGGCGAGAGCAGTCGGCTGACCCGGGAGGCTGTGGTGCGGGCCGAGTCCGAGCCTGCAGCAGCCGCCGCCGAGTCAAGCCCGGCTAATGACAGTCCGGACGATGACAGCCCGGACGGGGTGCGTTGAAGTTCGGCCTCGCCCGGCGTCCTGGCGGCTCCGCTGGCCACGATGGCAATGGCCTTGATGAGCGTAGCCTTGCTCTCGGTCCTAAGCGCCACGTCGTCCGCCAGCATCTCGATCAGGGAGTTGACGGACTCCTGGGCAAGGCGCGTGGTGGGAAGCCAGGGGAGCGCCTGCCGCCAGGCGGCGAAGGCCCAGAGCAGCAGGTGGTGCCGCTGGCTCAGGTGCGCATTTTCGTGGATCAGCACCGCGCGGAGTTCGGCCGGCTCAAGGGCGGCCATCAGGCCGTCGGACAGCACCGTCACGGAGCGCGCGCCGCCGGGAAGGCAGTAGGCCACCGGCGAATCGTGGCTGATGACCAGCGTTCCGGCTCCTTCAGCGGACGGGGAGGCCAGGAGCGCGAGAAGCTCCCGGTGCCGCCGGCGCTGGCGCTCGATCTTGTAATAGGTCAGCAGCAGGGTGAACACCAGGTGGGCGGTCAGCAGCGCCGCGGCGGACAACGCAAAGATGTGCCAGAAACCGAGGTCCGTGGTGGGAGCGTTGAAGAGCACCATGCCCGCAAGCGCCCGCAGGCCGGCGAGCAGGTTATCGCCGATGGGCTCCAGGCCGTACACCAGCATGGCGCCGATCATCGACAAGCCACCGGCAAGTGCGATGGCCTGCCAGAGCAGCATGGCGGTAAAGGGGGATCGCGCGGGCCACTGCGCACGCGAGAGAAGGATAGGCACCGGCCACGCCAGGACTATCGCAAGGACCGCCAGCAGGTACGAGGCCCAGAACATGGTCCGCTAGATGTGACCAAGCAGTTTGCGCAGGGTCTCGGCTTCACCTTCGGAAACGGAGCCAATGAAGCGTGCCAGCACGGCTTCACGGTCCGGGGCTGAACCCAGTACTTCGTGCATCAGCTCAGCGGTGTGGTCCTCGCGGCTGGACACCGCCTGGTAGCGGTGCGGACGCATGCCGCGTTCGCGTTCCACCAGGCCCTTCTTCTCAAGCCGGGACAGGACTGTGAGCACAGTGGTGACGGCCAGTTCCTTGCCTTCGTGGCCTGCGCTGCCATCCTGGCCGGCGGAGGTCTGCGCCAGCCGGTCCCGCAAAGTGTTCGCGGTGGCTGCTTCATGGCCCGCCCAGAGCAGGTCCATCACTGCCCGTTCCAGTTCACCAAGACTAGCCATTGCACTTTTCCTTTTGTTTCCCCGCACCGCTGCCCTGGACAGACGGTGACATGTTGCGTTTCGCTACTTCTACAGAAACCAATTTACCCCGATTCCGCTTCACTTTCTACATTGGGTAGAACACGGGCGGGTCACGATCCGCGGCAAGCCGCGGGGGCCGCGGAGCGTTTTTACACCACCGCCGCGATTGTTCTACACTTTGTAGAAGTTAGAGTTTCTACAGAACGTAGAAAACCTTCGCCCGGACAGTAGGGACCCGCCATGGACGCTATGGACGCTCTGGAAATCGCACGCTGGCAATTCGGCATCACCACCGTCTATCACTTCATGATGGTCCCGCTCACCATCGGCCTGGGCCTGGTGGTGGCCGTGATCCAGACCATCTGGCACCGCACCGGAAAGGCCGAATACCTCCGGATGACCAAATTCTGGGGAAAGCTTTTCCTGATCAACTTCATCATGGGCGTGGCCACCGGCATCGTCCAGGAGTTCCAGTTCGGAATGGCCTGGAGCGAGTACAGCCGCTTCGTCGGCGATGTCTTCGGGGCACCGCTGGCACTCGAGGCGCTGCTGGCCTTCTTTGTGGAATCCACCTTCCTGGGGCTGTGGATCTTCGGGTGGAAGCAGCTCAAGCCGGCCATCCACCTCGCCTGCCTCTGGACAGCCGTCATAGGCTCCGTGTTCTCCGCGTACTTCATCATCGTGGCCAACAGCTGGATGCAGCACCCCGTCGGTGTCGAGATGATCGACGGCCGGCCCGTTATGACCGACGCCTGGGCTGTCTTTACCAACAACACCGCCCTCGTCGCAGTGCCCCACACACTCTTCGGCGCCCTCGCCGTCGCAGGCGGTTTCCTGCTCGGCATCGCCTGGTACCACCTCTGGCGGCGGCGTCGCGACGGCGTCGATACCGTGGGCGCCGACGGCAAGGTGATCGCCGGTGAAGCTGCAAACATTCCCGGCCGTGACCGGAACGATCACAAAGTCTGGCTTCATTCCCTGCGCATCGGCGCCGTCGTGGCCATGATCTCCTTCGCCGGAACCGCGCTCACCGGCGACCTCCAGGGCAAGCTGATGTTCGAGCAGCAGCCCATGAAGATGGCCGCGGCTGAAGCTGCCTGCCATGACGGCACCGGCTTCTCCGTGCTGAGCATCGGCAACATCGGCTCACAGAACTGCGACGACATCGTGGCCCTGATCGAGGTTCCGGGCATCCTCTCCTACCTGGCCAAGGGAGATTTCACCACCGAAGTCCAGGGCGTCAACAGCCTGCTGCCCGAATACAAGGAGAAGTACGGCACCCACCTGCCGGACAACCCGATCTACGGGGAGCGCGCCGGCCAGGAAATCGACTACCTTCCCGTTATGGAGGTCACCTACTGGGGCTTCCGCATGATGATCGGTTTCGGCGGCCTCGCGGCCCTGGCAGCCCTGGTGGCCCTGTGGCTCACCCGCAAGGGCACGGTGCCCGAGTCCCGGTGGCTGATGCGGCTGGCCGTCTTCGGCATCCTCGCCCCGTTCGGTGCCAACGCCGCCGGCTGGATCTTCACCGAGATGGGACGCCAGCCCTTTGTGGTGGCACCCAACCCCGACCCCAGCGGGGTTGACCAGGTGTTTATGTTCACCGCCGCCGCGGTGTCACCCGGCGTCTCCGCCGGCGAACTGCTGGCGTCGCTGATCACCCTGACCACCATTTACGCCGTCCTGCTGGTAGTTGAAGTCAAGCTGCTGGTGAAGTACATCCGGGGCGGTGTGGTGTCCGCAATGCCCGAACTCGTCCACGCCCCGGCAGACGAAAACGAAGACGCCACCCCCGGCCCGGGCGGGCAGGGCGGCGGCAAACCGGCCGACGACGTCCTGGCCTTCGCCTACTAGTCCGCGCCAAGAGCAGAGGAAACGAAGAATGGAACTGCTGCCAACCATCTGGTTCATAGCCATCGCAGTGCTCTGGACCGGGTACCTCTTCCTTGAGGGCTTTGACCTGGGCGTG from Pseudarthrobacter siccitolerans encodes:
- a CDS encoding BlaI/MecI/CopY family transcriptional regulator, which codes for MASLGELERAVMDLLWAGHEAATANTLRDRLAQTSAGQDGSAGHEGKELAVTTVLTVLSRLEKKGLVERERGMRPHRYQAVSSREDHTAELMHEVLGSAPDREAVLARFIGSVSEGEAETLRKLLGHI
- a CDS encoding M56 family metallopeptidase, whose protein sequence is MFWASYLLAVLAIVLAWPVPILLSRAQWPARSPFTAMLLWQAIALAGGLSMIGAMLVYGLEPIGDNLLAGLRALAGMVLFNAPTTDLGFWHIFALSAAALLTAHLVFTLLLTYYKIERQRRRHRELLALLASPSAEGAGTLVISHDSPVAYCLPGGARSVTVLSDGLMAALEPAELRAVLIHENAHLSQRHHLLLWAFAAWRQALPWLPTTRLAQESVNSLIEMLADDVALRTESKATLIKAIAIVASGAARTPGEAELQRTPSGLSSSGLSLAGLDSAAAAAGSDSARTTASRVSRLLSPRPQLPAPVRSLVLAGCVLLLALPTALLMAPGLFG
- a CDS encoding cytochrome ubiquinol oxidase subunit I; the encoded protein is MDALEIARWQFGITTVYHFMMVPLTIGLGLVVAVIQTIWHRTGKAEYLRMTKFWGKLFLINFIMGVATGIVQEFQFGMAWSEYSRFVGDVFGAPLALEALLAFFVESTFLGLWIFGWKQLKPAIHLACLWTAVIGSVFSAYFIIVANSWMQHPVGVEMIDGRPVMTDAWAVFTNNTALVAVPHTLFGALAVAGGFLLGIAWYHLWRRRRDGVDTVGADGKVIAGEAANIPGRDRNDHKVWLHSLRIGAVVAMISFAGTALTGDLQGKLMFEQQPMKMAAAEAACHDGTGFSVLSIGNIGSQNCDDIVALIEVPGILSYLAKGDFTTEVQGVNSLLPEYKEKYGTHLPDNPIYGERAGQEIDYLPVMEVTYWGFRMMIGFGGLAALAALVALWLTRKGTVPESRWLMRLAVFGILAPFGANAAGWIFTEMGRQPFVVAPNPDPSGVDQVFMFTAAAVSPGVSAGELLASLITLTTIYAVLLVVEVKLLVKYIRGGVVSAMPELVHAPADENEDATPGPGGQGGGKPADDVLAFAY